In Cryptomeria japonica chromosome 1, Sugi_1.0, whole genome shotgun sequence, the sequence TTACAATCATAGAAATTTGAATCTAAACCTTTTCAAAAAACTTTGAATTAAAACCGAAACCTAACTCATATGAAGAACAagccttttttcaaaaaaaatccataCTTAACCAATGAACATTTCATAGATTCTACAAATAACGTTGTTTTCGTCTTATTATTCTCAAAGAGATCAACTGATTCTATATTTTACAAGAAAAACCAACTATATACAAAAGCtaatgaaaagaaaataaaaatcactAACATTTATTGGTCAAGACAATTATAGCTTACATATTATCTTTCAGTAAACTAGGTGTTTTATTGGCAAGTTTAAAGCCAATTTACTTTATTTTTGCTGAAGTTATCTAGCTAAGTATTTGAGTGAGATCAAGTGGAACTGTCAGATGGCAAGGAATAATCTCTGGTTGTAAGGGAGTTTTTATGGTGTGTGAACAATTCAACTTACTTGTATTTACCATGCTCTCCCCCTGCCAAAGTTCAAAGTACAGGCACTATTATAAAGAAGAaaacatttgaaatttttttttgagtcATCAAAGTAAATGTACAAAATGATCTCACCTTTGCAACGTTTCTAAAGTAAACAGTGATGTAATAATCAGATCTATTAAAAGCTTGAATTAAATCCCATAGCACGACTTGTGGCTGTGCAATGGCTCCTTCAAACCAATCTGCATAGCAAGTTGAAATTGCTTTAGAACATGTAAACTTAAACCATGAAATTTAAGAGTGTTAAAAATAATGAAAGCAATAAAATGGAAGGATGATGATTGAAGTTTTACCCAGTCCATATGTATTCCCAACTCTTTTATCATATCTCCAGAGTGCTTTGTGTTTTAAGAATGCAAAGCTTGCTGTTTGAGATGAATTGATTAGTGCAGCATTTAGGAAGCTGTTTAAAGTGTAATCCTTAGGAATAGGAGCATAAGTTTCGTCTATCAACACCTCCAATCTCTGAATTAAAAACAGTTAAAGgaagaaaattatttttagtaaAAAATGGAGAAGAAAATTTATTCATTCAAATGATATTTAAGAATTTCAAAGTTTACAATTAAAATGATTTGACTATTCTTTTATATGTTCAAGTGAGATTATTTAGATTGGCCTCACAATGGTAGAGGTCCTCTCTTGACCTTAATACCTGCATTAGCATTAGAAGTTCAGATCTCAAAGCTCAATGCCTCTGGGAGGGTACATTAGATATGTGAATGCAGTAGTCAAGTGGGGGTTTGAACTTAGGCGGCAACAACCATTCTAGGGTTTCAAACGGACAGATATAACAATGCAATCAAGATCCAAACTCCGTGACTTTAACAGTCTAATAGAGATTTGAACTTTGGTGATAATAATAACAATACCACGATTTAACTGAAGCACTATACCATTAACAACATTATATTAATGTCATAAAGAATTTCAAACTTCACTTAAATTTCTGAACTATGTTATCTCTTTTCTTTTTATTGTAGAATATTATGCTCATAAAAAAAGACATGGATGATTAGAACTCTAATCATATTTTCTTACCAAAATCAAAGTACATATTAAAAGGTTTTAGTTTGAAGAGCATGATTAGACTATGGAATCAAGTAACCCAAGCTAATAAACTCCATTCCTCCATTGAAACTTTGCTAGCCTCCACAAAAGATCATGATTAATAAACGAAGAACACAGTAAAATTTTGAAGGGTAAACTGCATCGAGTCTGTCCAAAAACTCCTACTGAACAAGGAATTTTGAGAGTATGGACTTCATATGCAGTGGAGGACCAAAGACAATTTCAATCAGCTTCTATTACACAAAACTTATCATTCAATAGATAATCCTCTATTTTTTTTCAATAGATTATGTAGATATAGGTGCCATATATTTGTACCTCAAGATAGCTGTGAAACAATTGCACATCTTTCTGCTTAGACATATTGAATGTACTCTCGGGTGGATTCAAGGCTATACCTCCAGCATCTAAAATATACTGCAGCACTTTACTGTTAGATATCTCAACAGAATAAACTTTTTAGGTTGCCAAGATAGGCATCATTAATGGACATTAAAAAGAATTCTAAAAATTAGCTTGCCTGTAATTTATAAGTTGCCCCAGAAAAAGACCAAATGCCCTGAGATAAGGTTTACAGAGGAAATGGGCTTAGTAATCACAAATATAGGAAAATAAAATCTACACAAAATTGTGTTCTAACTTACTTGATAATATGAAAGCCATGCAACATTGGGCTTTTTCTTTGTGGCATTGGATGCTTGTTTCTTCAGGCAATTGTAATTGTCTTTAATCTGGAGAAATAGACTGGTTTATAAACAATTGATGTACATGAAGTCAACATATATTaatcataaattaaaaatatgGAAGTTAtaccaaccaaaaaaaataaaatatggaaGTTATGTATGCTTACCTTATTGTAAACATATGTGGCCCTTTTCTCGCAGTTGAAAAAGGTTGCTATATATTTTATCCATTCGGCTCTCTGCATGAAACCATGGCAAGTCCcattaaaataaaaatcattttcaaAACTGATTGTAGAAAGATTGAAATTTCATATAACGAGTACATTGACTACAATATATATACTAATACTTCAAATGAATCTTTCTAGTTCACAGACCCCTTCCTTAACTGTTGAGATGTATCCTGCTTAGAAGTGCTCAAAAAGTATAAATTCACCTGTCCAGGAGCACTGGGGAAGGTTTATTTTTCACCTAATAATTTGAAAAAAATGGCTGGAGGGTCACATAATTGAGCACTCAGAAAAAGGTCGGCATTGACTGGAAAGGCACCTCTGTCAAAGGGGAAGAGCTAGTCATTCACACAAAAATGGCAGCAGATTTCAGTTGACCATTCAAAATGGGTCAATATTGACAGAGACAATCTATTCTTATTAAAATCATAGTTCTATGGAGTTTTCTAATGGGACGTGAGGATGGGGGACGGGTTCAGTAGATGGGACCAAGGGTTTAAATTTGAAGACAGTGAGGGGACAGCGGAGGAGTGGTGGGTTGTGTTGATATATAAATTGAGCTGAATTGAAATTTTTAAGGCAAAATCTGTAATGTAACACTTATGTGGGTGCCCAATGAAAGACAAAGTAGTTTTCatgaagttaaaggttgcaatACATGTGCCATATAGCAAACGACCCAGCGGCATCCCGACAGAGGTGACAGAGGTGGTGGTGCTGCGAGAAGATGTTTCCCCAAATCCCCAAGTCTCAGAGACGTTCTGACATTTTTTTTGAGGGGAAGACTTATCTCCATAAAActgttaaatttttaaataaacattaattataaaACTCTAAACTTTATCTGCAATCTAACCAATTATTATAGAGTAAAAATTTATCACTACTAATTCTCTTAACACTTATTGAATTAGTGATTTGCTATTACTCACTACTAAAAACTCTGAATTTTGAGAAACCTAGAGGCTAAATTAGTAAATAGATTACTtgattagaaaaaaaaattcttatgaaaATTTACTTATACTGTTGTGACTGATTTTCTGATCACCTTGAGAGGCCCTGGATCAAAAGTAGAATCAAAGTTAATATTGGTGCAACGAGTTGTCTCACTGCTAGGATTTAACGACGTGAAAACTCCCTCATACGATGATGATTGGGCAGGATCTGAGGCATTTATGGGCTTAATTTTACCCTGCCTTATATACTTTAGTGCACAGGGAGATGATATGTAATCTGTGGTCACTCCTTTCATCTTGTACAAGATCCCCAACAACTGGAATTTACAGGTCAAAATATTCAGTATGTTTCATTAATCTGTTTTCATGAATTCATTACCTGTTGCTCTCACATATCTCAAATTTGTAGCAAACCCACCTCAAAATATGCCACTGAAACACCAAAAAAAACAAACCATTTTTATTAGTTCAACATGACAATTCTTTAACACTCTTATACATAATAAGACATGTAATTATTTTGACTGTTTGGAGGTTACAATTATCTGAAATCAATTGTGTATGTTTTTGAATCAGCATTTCACATCACACTAGTGATATATCATCAGGAAGGCTCTGTTGTGGATCATATTCAGTGTTCCGGAATGTTAATTCAGGAACATACAGAGTtcagtgtgatctatcatcaaggAGTCTCTGTTTTAACATTCAGTGATCCAAAATATTGTGTATGTTTTTGAATCAACATTCAAATCACACTCAGTGATATGTCATCAGGAAGACTGTTTTGGATCATGTTCAGTTCAAGAACATACAGAGTTAACTGTGATCTATTATCAAAGAGGCTCTTTCAAATCACATTCAGTGATCCACAACATTAATTTAAAAACATACAGAGCTGATTCAAGAAGCAACTTTTCGAATACTATATGAACTATGAAAAAATTCATACCAACTATTTGATATTTAAATAGACACAAACAGTTTAATCGAttattttcaagaaagaaatttCCAATACCTGAAATTGTGCTGTCTGTGGTATAGTTATTCAAGGGAATGTGGAAACTTCTAGTGTTCTTACACCGGTTAAAGGCAGAAACATTGCTGTCTTTCTGTAACATCCATGGAAAAAAGAAAATCAGTGATATGTCTAAAGTAATTTATATAATTTCAATGAAGAGCAGATAGATCAGACAATAGCTTACCTCCATAAGCTTATAAGATATGTTGTGAAGTAAATTCTTGACCATTTTAAAAGAGTCCTCATAGGAAATTGTAAACAGATCTGCATCTTCAACATATGATTTCTCTCTCTCACAACAATCATGTTGCTCAGAACTTGGCAAAAGCAAAAGACTTGTGAATGCTAGTAACAAAAATAGGTACTCAAATTTTTTGGGTCTCAAGCTCCCATGCATCACCTTGCATCCACTCAATGAAGTTGTCATTGGTACAGATGAATACCAGACAATCTCTTCAAGAATGATAGAGATAAGGGGCACTGAAACCAGTGCATTTTTATAGACTAGTTTGACCATATCTACTCAACTTGGTTTGTGGAATGAGCAACTTGCAGTTTCAAGTTGCCACATGCAGTTTAGAATGATTTGAAGTCTAGTGAGTGGAGTAAAAGGGAAGGATACATCACAAGTATCATGGTCAAAGAGATTAAAGCTTTATAATATTGTAGAGCTGAAAACTACCATCACTCAGTTTTCTCTATTAGTTTTGTGTTTCCTTGAATTTTTTGGGTCTGATTTCTTTATAAAAATTGGTATTTTTCTTGACTTCTCATTTCTGAGGAATTTTGTATTTGGAGgggtttgttttgattttttgtttgactTAGTTTTATATTTGCAATTTTAAATGTGAGATGACTCTTCTTATGATCTATATCAAACTATGTTCTTATTTCTTCACAAATATATATATCCTTGATTTCAAGGTGGGCAAGAGAAAGTGCTTGCCACGTTCAATTTTTTTAGTACAAATCTGTGATTACCAGCTTATAATGGATAAGTACAAATGCATGCCAATATTTTTGCTGGTTAAAAACAACTGCAAACTTTTGAATTGTGTGCCAAAATGATGATCTATGACTTGACTATGTATCCTTTTCTTTGTCCACTTATGTCCATCCATTCTgcatttattaattattatcaTGACATATGACTCTTCAACTCCCAACttgtttaaaaaatataatattttgggttcaaatattatatttaataagaaATTGTATTGTGAAGTGGGTTGCGGTTATTGGAAAAATTATTTGGTTttattttaaagtttaattttataAGGATATTTTAGCATGAGTATGTTGAGGTAATAATTCTACTCTAGTACTAGTGGAATAGGCATATAAAGGATAGAGGAGGaatgtaagaaagaaaaatggtgagtATGTTGGAGTAATAATATTACTTTAGTATTAGTGTGCAATAGATTCATAAGGGGTGGAGGAGGAATGCAAGGAAGAAAGATGATAGTTTCTTGTATGAGGAGATGGGCAAAGAAAGTATTCAAGGTATAGGAACTAGATAAAATGAAAATGGATGATTAATAAGAGAAGAAAGGAAGCGATAAGTAGGTGAGAAAGTCAAGTTGTAGGAGTACATGTAGGAGAGTTGTAAGTCATAGTAGTTTACCCACTATGAAagcattggataaaagcaataacTCCACTAGTTTTCAAGGGTGGGCCCCCCTTACCAACCTTCACTATATAACCTAGAATAAAAAGAAATTTGGAGCTTTAGTGGGGTTAACATAATTAAAATCCTTCTTTTGAGTGTTAGGTGTGTTATATATTGTTTTATAGACCCATAATGGCCAAGTTTGTATATTCATACAACTAATTTAGTTAAATATGTTTATTTTGAGAGAACATCTTAATGCAAGTATATATTAATTAATGATGTAATCTTGTAAGAAGTTGGGTTCACTTCTTGATCTTTCTTCTAAATAGCCTCATTTACATACTTTCTCACATATTTGACCTACCTTATCCATCCCTATCCGTACTCCCATGCATTTTATGTTTATTGCATTCTTCATGCTTGGGTATTCCTTCTCCACAGACTTTATCTCTCCCCTCATCCTAAGTCAATCCTATGGGTGTGGGAGATCTATCTCAAGTTGACAAGTTTGACCaatgaaattaaaaaattcaaagaatATTTTTGCCATACTCTCATCCATTCCTTTTCCACCTTGAGCCAACTTGGTGCAATTTTGATGTTTTTTATTGCTATGTACTTGTATTTTAATTGATGATGGTTGATGTATTGTTTACTAAAGGTGTGACAAACCTAGTTGGATGTTGTACACTATAGTTTACATATATTTAGTAGGATTGCAAGAAAGAATAATTGtacttgaaaattattttgaatgaTGATTCAATTATAGCTATCCTTTCTCTAGTGCATTTTTTCACTATCACATGTCTCATGCTCACATGGTATGTGCATTTTTAGTATTTCACGTTCTTCCTTTAATATTGTTAATtgaatatatatagttatatataaaaAGTTGTGCTCCCCACCAATAGGTAACACTCAAATTGTCACAATAGATCACAAAAGTATCTTTTTATCTAATAAAATTATAACATAAGCTCTAAAGAAAAATATCCTCTTTATAAACGTCCATTCTCATGTCTAGGGAATCAATTCATAGCAGCTAGCATGCCTTGTACTTCTCAATCTCATTCTCATAACTAACTTTAAAGCTTAAGATAAATTATCCTTAGAGCTAACATTTCCACAATTCAAGACTAATTCTCATGAAAAGACAAGGTAGAACTAGGGGAGAGGAGCCAATACATgctcaccctaacttcacgcttctcaaatcatatgtagacatttaaaaaaaatcaatttacacAACAACTTACTTGTCAACCCCTACTTtaaaacaaaatttcaagtccacatggtcaaatatgatgccacatcaacatgcatttttgtgaaggtgtccaaaatggtcccaaattgtcataagacccataggtgtgcactaagtcatgtttacttgTGCGTTGATGTGACATCAcatcattgttttttttttaaattttagaggtacttttttggggataagcattgacat encodes:
- the LOC131040636 gene encoding uncharacterized protein LOC131040636 — encoded protein: MTTSLSGCKVMHGSLRPKKFEYLFLLLAFTSLLLLPSSEQHDCCEREKSYVEDADLFTISYEDSFKMVKNLLHNISYKLMEKDSNVSAFNRCKNTRSFHIPLNNYTTDSTISVAYFELLGILYKMKGVTTDYISSPCALKYIRQGKIKPINASDPAQSSSYEGVFTSLNPSSETTRCTNINFDSTFDPGPLKRAEWIKYIATFFNCEKRATYVYNKIKDNYNCLKKQASNATKKKPNVAWLSYYQGIWSFSGATYKLQYILDAGGIALNPPESTFNMSKQKDVQLFHSYLERLEVLIDETYAPIPKDYTLNSFLNAALINSSQTASFAFLKHKALWRYDKRVGNTYGLDWFEGAIAQPQVVLWDLIQAFNRSDYYITVYFRNVAKGESMVNTSKLNCSHTIKTPLQPEIIPCHLTVPLDLTQILS